GCACCCTTGCGAAAAAGCGGCTGAAGCATCTGTCGTGAGGTTTCACCGTGCAGCGCGCGCTCGATTCCTCGACGTACCACGGTCGTATCAAAAAAGCCGGCGATCCTGTCTAACGGACGGTTGACGGCCTCTTCATCTGTCGTACCCAGTATTTTTGTCATTGCGCCATTCCACATGGTGCATCGCGTGGACCGATCCACAGCTAGGATGCCTTCGCCGCTGGAGGAAACAAGAAGTGCCGAAAAATCCCTTTCGCGCCTCAACATCCGGTTGCGCTGACGCGTTTGTCGTAGCGCCAGAACTAGCGTCACCGCCAGAATTCCGCCGGCGACCATCATGCCGATGAGCGACGCAATAATCTGGCGCAACTGGTCGCGATAGATCTCCAGCCGCCCACCCTGTTCGTCCCATTCAGCAATCATCGCAGCATTTGCGGCCCGCCCGAAAAGGCGGGAAAACGGCGCCAGCGATACGCGCAGCGGCCCGCCGTCACCGGGCGTGAACCCTGCGATCAACGACGCAATTGAAGCGAGCGCCTCGGACAGGTGATCCAGATCGTCGCTAAACCCAATTTTTTCAAGAAACCGGCGCTGTGGCCCAGCATTGAGCAGGGTAAACCGACTGACTAGAATATCGAAGCGCAGTGAAAGATCATCCGACGTGGCTTCTCCAAGGTCTGCCAGCGCTGCTGTCTCTGTCAGACGAAGCGCCGCCACTTCGCTTTGATGCAGCACCCAAAGCATGTTCTGCTCTGCCTCGACGCGCATGGCGTTCTCGATCTCGAACATCCGGATCAATGAAAAGGTCAAAAGTATCGCAAAGGCTACGACCGCTGCGAGCGGTAGGATCAGCCTGAGTGTGGAATTTTGAAAGTGCTTCATTGCACGTTGAGCTGATAAAGCTGCCATACCCAGCGGTAGTCATAGCGGATATCCTGCAAGGCGGGGTGATTATCGCGCGGGTATACAATCCAGAAAGGCCCCTTATCTGCGCGGTTCAGTGCTTGGCCGTCCATGTGCGTGGCGACGATCACGTCATAATCATAGAAATCTATCATCGGGATTTCCACAGCGTAGTCGTTCAGCGCGATAGCGGTGACACTATCGCCCGTTGCGCCGAGGTGGTCGAGCAAGTCGCGCATCAAAAAACCAGTGAAGCTGTGTGTGCCATCGGTGACAACGGTTGAGGTCTCGATTGTGGTTACCGGAAGGGCCTCCAGCATTGCGCGGTCCAAGGCAGCGGGCGCGTCGAGGGTTTGCCCGGTTACTTGCAACAAAATGTCGGGGTTATCCGCGATCACCGCTTTTCCCGCCAACATCAGTCCGCACGCTAAAGCAGTTGCTTTGATGAACATTGCGCCATTCTCCCTTTGTGCTGTCGGCAGATCAACAGTCATCGTGTGCCGATGCAAACACTTTAGGCCAGAATTTATTTCGCGTCCCCCTCTGAACGAAGGGGGCGCTATCTGGAAAAGTTGTGCAGA
This Falsihalocynthiibacter arcticus DNA region includes the following protein-coding sequences:
- a CDS encoding molybdopterin-dependent oxidoreductase, which translates into the protein MFIKATALACGLMLAGKAVIADNPDILLQVTGQTLDAPAALDRAMLEALPVTTIETSTVVTDGTHSFTGFLMRDLLDHLGATGDSVTAIALNDYAVEIPMIDFYDYDVIVATHMDGQALNRADKGPFWIVYPRDNHPALQDIRYDYRWVWQLYQLNVQ
- a CDS encoding sensor histidine kinase; the protein is MAALSAQRAMKHFQNSTLRLILPLAAVVAFAILLTFSLIRMFEIENAMRVEAEQNMLWVLHQSEVAALRLTETAALADLGEATSDDLSLRFDILVSRFTLLNAGPQRRFLEKIGFSDDLDHLSEALASIASLIAGFTPGDGGPLRVSLAPFSRLFGRAANAAMIAEWDEQGGRLEIYRDQLRQIIASLIGMMVAGGILAVTLVLALRQTRQRNRMLRRERDFSALLVSSSGEGILAVDRSTRCTMWNGAMTKILGTTDEEAVNRPLDRIAGFFDTTVVRRGIERALHGETSRQMLQPLFRKGANEPLYVDLRFFPLRNEKDILGAILFINDASDRHAVQQKNTQDRDRLEELVAERTRELDDALLRERSAGEIYRNFAAMISHQFRTPLAVADSALQRLIRRGPHAKPDEIAERADRARGAIAGLTRLVESTLDAARLDAGQIGARRVECDLSEIVRTVCARQRETNPTYRIEIQCEASGSSAAFYDPAHVEQILENLLSNGIKYAAPRTSVSVVLHADEQWLYCDVCNTGQTIPDKERAHIFDRNYRGANSVGITGTGIGLFMARALARMQGGDITLQSDVVGVTFRMKLLRFKGGLT